The sequence GGATCTTGCCATGATAAGTTCATCATCATATCTTTTAGCTAGAAAACCAGGAGCTGGCCACCAAGTTGGCTGCTGAGGAGAGGGCGAGGAGGAGCGTTGAGGCTAGGTTGAAGAATTTCCAAGACCGGGCTGAAGATTAGCACAAAAAGCTCTATTTTACTGAGATGAAGCTGGCCACACAGAAGCAGCTGGTCCTGGACCTCAAAGCTAAACTAGAGAAAGCCAAAGCCGTCACTCAGACGGCTGAGGAAGATGCTGAGGCCTCGAGGCAAGCGTCCTACAAACTCAGGGTAGAAGAAACTGAGGTCCAGCTGACTGAAGAGCTGGCTAAGgtatgcagggattactgcaaGGAGGCCTGGACAGAGGCTCTCAACTTTGCAAGGGTCCCTGCTGACTTGGAGTGGAGGCAGGCTGGGAGTGTTTACTACCTTTCCGACATCCACGAGATCCCAACTGATCTTCCACCTCCTTCTGCCCTTGCTCCAGAATCCTCTAAGCAGCCCCTGACTGCTCAGGCccttctccccccccccctccccccctctGAGGCTTCTAAAGGATCTAGCCAAGAGGCTGAGGTGGCCATGGATAAGGGCAAGGGTGAGGAGGCTAAGCTCCCCTCAAAGGCTAAGGATGCTGCCAAGGCTATGGATGCTGCAGTCAAAGCAAAGGATGCCGAGGCCAAATCCAAAGAGGTTGACCCCAAAGCCAAAGATGCTCCTACCTCTCAGCCGAGCAAGAAAGAAGACCCTTCTCCTCCTCCTGCCAAGGCCTAGCTAGTGCAGATAgcatcaaatttttggtgagaCAAAGTTTAGTTTTCACTCAGCAACATATATCATGTgtgcacaaatataaaaacaatccaAGATTGATCAAGCAAATTAACAAGAACAAGGATAGATTAGCCTCCTGTTTTTCAACCTTGATAGCAGAACATCTTGAAGctagaagaaaaaaagggtCCAATGAGTgattcctcttcttcttcatcatcttgatcttcttcttctgtagTGGAAGTTTGCCATTATGTATAATGTACCTTtcctttatttaataaaaagggTTGCACTTTTCACTTTATGaatctttcctttctctttaatatttattttatgattggTGTAGTTGTCATTTTTCCCTCCAATGGGACTTAAAACTAATGACATTGTTGATAGCAGTGAATTATTGCCACCCTGACTTTACCAAAGCCAATAGTAGTGCATTGCTGCTAACTTAGACGATTTAAACTTGTATAAATAATAAGGAAAATGACCATGTGCTTGTACTGAGAACTGTGCAACCAACAAAGAAGGCAAAATCTTTATGGAGATGAGCAAAACACTTAGTAAAAAATAAACAGATATTGACTTGTCCGAGGGGTGTGATATGAGGAACCAGACATAGCCCTTGTTCTGCCCAATTCCTAGGCAAATAATCAAGAACATTAACTTACCCAAGGCAAGTGATCCGAGGAGCTGGGTATAACTTGTGATTTgttttaacacttagaaaaataaatagagagtgttaatttacccaaggcatgtggtttGAGAAGCCAGGCATaaccaaggttctatttaacacttaaaaaGATGTCAAGAagcattaatttacccaaagtatgcgGTTTGAGGGACCaagcataactaaggttctatttagcacttagaaagatgtcattaagtattaatttattcaAAGCATGTAGACCGGGGAgttaggcatgactaaggttctatttaatacttagaagGATGTCAcagagtattaatttacctaaagcctatggtccgagggactaggcataactaaggttctgtttcacacttaaaaatatgtcattaagtattaatttacccaaagcatgtggttcgGGGAGTCAGGCATgcctaaggttctgtttaatgtTTAGAAGGATGTCAcaaagtgttaatttacccaaagcatgcgGTTTGAGGAgctaggcatgactaaggttctatttaacacttagaaagatgtcattaaaatatcaatttacccaaagcatatGGTTTGGGGAGCCAGGCATGAATAatgttctatttaatacttagaagGATGTCacagagtgttaatttacccaaagcatgcggtctgaggagccaggcatgacaaaggttctatttaacacttagaaagatgtcattaaaatatcaatttacgcAAGGTatatggttcgaggagccagatatgaccaaggttctatttGATATCCAAATAAATAATAGGGAATACAACGCATAACATAATAAACGAGAATATGACAAGAAACGtcttcattaataataataccttctgaggTTGTTTATATTCCAGGGGCatggtacaacattttcatctagATTTTCAAGATAATATGCACCTATTCTTGCCACTGATGTGATACGATATGGCCCTTCCAGTTAGGCCCTAACTTTTCCCATGCTGGGTTCTTTGCAGTACCTAAAACCTTTCTTAACACCAAGTCTCCAGGCGCTAACGGCCTTAGTTTCACGTTGGCATCATACCCTTACTTGAGCTTGTATTGATAATATGCCAATTGGACTATGGTATTTTCTCTTCGCTCTTTAACTAAGTCTAAGCTCTTCCCTAACAACCCATCATTGTTGTTTGGAGTGAAAGAACTCATTCTCAGAGTTGGGAACCCAGTCTCTAGAGGGATAACAACCTCGGCACcgtaagtcattgaaaagggtgTCTTCCCTGTTGACCTATGAGGTGTAGTCTGATATGTCTAAAGGACGTGTGAcaactcttccacccattttcccttcgCATCATCCAATCTCTTCTTAAGTCCATTCATTATGACCTTGTTGACAGCCTTGGCCTGTCCATTCCCTTATGGATAAGCTGGGGTGAATACCTATTCGTAATTCCCAGGTCACAACAGTACTTCCTgaaggctttgctatcaaactaaAGACCATTGTTTGAGATGAGGGTATGAGGGATATCGAACcaagtgacaatatttttccaaataaatctcttggcatccacgtccttgatatttgccaatggttcaatttcaacccacttggtgaagtaatctgtgCTAACTAGCAAGTATCTCTTATTCCCTGCTGCCTTAGAGAAATGACCTACAATGTCCAAGCACTGTTAagcaaatggccaagggctaGACAGGGGATTAAGGACTCCCCTCGGCTGATGAATGTTTGGTGCAAATCTTTGGTATTGGTCACACTTTTTCACATATTCTTATGCTTCcttctgcatattcggccaccagtatccctGAGTGAGGGCTTTGTGAGACAAAGACTTGCCTCCTGTGTAGTTTCCataaatcccttcatgtaactcctcaagGAGTAGCTCTGATGCTTCTGGGTGTATGCACAGTAAGTATGGCCCAGAAAAAGAGcgtttgtacaatttttggtccTTAGATAGCCAAAACTGAGGAGTTTTTCTTTGCACCTTGTCAGTTTCTGATTTCTCCTTTGGTAAGATATCTTCCCTGAGGAATAGCACTATAGAGTCCATCCAATTAGGCCCCACCCTAATTTGATGGATATGGACCATCTCCCTCTTCGCCTCAGTAGGCTTGCACAAGTCTTCAACAAGGATGACCCGAGGTAAATCCTAAGCCGAGGAGGTTGCAAGagtggccagagagttagcaTGCATGTTTCCGCTCCAAGGGATATGCAGCAAGCTGAAAGACTCAAAATCCTGATTGTAGGTGCCTGACCTGATTCAAATATTCTAGCATCCTTATATCCCTAGCTTCTAAATCCCCTTTCACTTGGCCTGCGACCAATATTGAATCCGAGAATATCTCCACTGCCTTTCTGTCCATTTTTTGAACCATGACCATCCCCACCAATAGAGCTTCATACTCAGCCTCATTGTTTGTGGTCGAGAAGCCCAGccttaaggatttctcaataGTGATCCTCTCAGGAGATACCAGAACTAGTCCCACTCCAGATCTCCTTTGATTTGCTACACCATCAACGTATACCTTCCAAGATAAAGGCTCCTACAGTAAGACCACgccaactgattttccatccatgtttctgtttctcaattttttcttcaaatggGGTTTCAGCAAACTCGGCCACCAGATCGGCGAGGACTTGACCCTTGACAAAGGTGTGAGGtatgtacttgatatcaaaagcccctaggatcATACCCCACTTAGCAATCCTCCCTGTAAAGTCAACACTTTGGAGTAGTGATCGAAGTGAAAGTTGGGTTAAAACAACAATCGTGTGAGATTGGAAGTAGTGGGGGAGTTTACGTGTAGCATGTATTACTACCAAAATGGCTTTCTCCAATGATAGATAACGAACCTCCGCTTTATGCAACGACTTACTTACATAGTAAACTGGTCTCTGCACACCATTGTCAACTCGCACCAGCACCAAGCTTACAGTATGAGAAGTCACAACAATGTAAGCAAACAAGACCTCGTCCACCTCGGGGCTGGACTTGACAGGTGGTCGAGAAAGGTATTCCTTTAACTGCTAGAAGGCCAGGACGCACTCCttggtccattcaaatcccttccacttattcAACAATTGAAAGAAAGGCCTACACCTATCTGCTGACCGAGAGATGAATCGGTTTAGGGTAGCAGTCATTCCTGTCAATTTCtagacctctttgggattccgaggtggCTATAAATTGTTAATTGCCCTAATTTGGTCAAGATTGACCTTAGTTTTGCGATGGGTGACCATATAGCCCAGAAATTTACTTGATCTGACACCAAATGAGCACTTAGAAGCATTAAGGCGCAGCTTGTGTCTCCTCAGTACTTCAAAAATATCCTCGACGTTTCCCATATGCTCAAACACCACCTTACTCTTAACCACCATATCTtctatatagacttcaataTTCTTGCCTAAttgtggttcaaacattctAGTCATCATTCTCTGAATGGTAGACCttgcattcttcaaaccaaaatgCATCATCTTGTAGTGGTAATTTCCAGTAggagtgacaaaagctgtcttcTCCTGATCACCAAAGGCCAGTAGTATTTGATGGTATCCCTGAAAGGCATCTAAAAAGCTCATTTGAGGATGGCCTACAGTTGCATCTACGAGTTGgtctatccgaggcataggGAAAGGGTCTTTTGGATAAGCCTTATTTAAATCTGTGAAGTTCAcacacactcgccacttcccatttttcttctttaccactATAGTATTGACCAGCCACTCAGGGTAAAATACCTCCttaatagccccagcctgcTTAAGTTTCATCACCTCGTCTTTGACAATATCATAATGGTTTTTAGATGAGCGCCGAGGTGGTTACCTTTTGGAGGTGACAGATGAATTGACATTCAAATGATGACAGATGAAGCTCGGATCCATCCCCGGAGCTTTGTAAGCACTCCACGCGAACACGTCAATGTTCCTTCTGAGAAACTCTATCAACTTTTCTTTCTCCTGAGGAGGCAACTGAGCCCCAACCTGAAAAAACTTCTTTGAATCATCACCTATAATAATTTTCTCTAAATCCTCACACTTTGCCCCCTCGGCTGTCCCATTCGAGGGTGACACTGGAGtccttgattgctataagcccctATTAGTAGGGTCTGAGGACCTAGTCACAGGCTGATGCATAATTGCGGCTACCAGGCATTGTCTAGCCACAAACTGGCTCCCAACCAGTTCCTTAATCTGATCCCTGGACGGATACTTCACTTTCAAGTGGAGGGTGGAAGAAACAACCCCTAAGGTATGTAGCCAATGTCGTGCTACAATGGCTGTGTAGGGAGAATAAGCATTCACCACAATGAAATCCATCTACACCATCTCTAAGCCTGTCTGTATTGGTAGTCTAATCTGACCCTTCGAAATAACAACTTTCCCATCAAAGCCCACTAGAGGTGAATAATAACTTGTCAAATCCTCTAGCTTTAGGTTCAGTCTCTTATACAAATTAGGATACATAATCTCAACCCCACTACCCTGATCCACTAGCACCCTCTTTACATCATACCCCCTATCTTGAGGGTGACCACCAGGGCGTCATCATGTGGTTGTATGGTTCCAGCCTTATCATCATCTGAGAAGCTCAACGTCAGTTGGATCTCCACCTTAGCCCTCTTTGGTTCATGTTTAGGGTCCTCGGCAGGTGGCCGAGCCACAGACATAACCCTGGATGGGTGAGAACCAGTCTTTCCTGGTGTAGTGAGAATCACATTAATTGTGCCCAAAGGGGCTCTCGAAGAAGCATTTCTCTGGAGTTCAGGTCTGGCCTGGCCCCCTTGCCCATTAGGATGATACAAGAATTGTTTCAACCTTCCTTCCCGGATCAGCTAATCCAGATTATTCCACAGAGTTCTACAATCCTAGGTGGTGTGTCCACGGTCTTGGTGGTATTGGCAGTGAAGACTTTGGTTGCGCCTCATGGGGTCTCctcccatcttgtttggccatttgaagtatGTCTtattcttgatcttctccaagACCTGATGTATTGGTTCTTGGAACATCGTGTTAACCACCTGCAGAGCCATAGACCCAGATTGCCCAGTAAAATCCCTATGGTCTCTGTTATTGCTGTAACGGTTCGACTTGATATCCTTCATCTCCTGAAGGATAACCTTAGCCTTTCCCTTCCCCTGTTGTTGGTCTTCCTTGACCCGCTTGTATTCGTCAATATGATCCATAAGCCAACACATACTCCTTACCAGCTTCTTGGTCAAGGGctttctcaaatcatgctcAGCAGGCAGGCCGACCTTAGATGTTCTTATAGCCATGTCATTGAAATCCCCTTCgatctcattgaacatctcctAGTGTCTGTCTGAGTATGTTTTCAGGGTCCCCCCTTCTCACATGGACATGGATAACAGGGAATCCAAGGGCCAAGGAATCCTACTGCACGTGATAAAATGAGATACAAATGCCTGGGTGAGCTCCTTGAAGGAATCAATGGAACCTGCACCTAGGCCATAAAACCACCTCATTGTCATAAGCCCTAAACTAGAGGGGaacaccttacacatcaagGACTCATTCTTGGAGTGCACAACCATTCTCTGGTTGAAGTGGCTTACATGCTTCACAGGGTCTGTTCGaccattgtacatggtgaaCATGAGCTGGGTGAACTACTGAGGGAGCCTTCCTCCCTTAATTCTGTGCGTGAAAGGTGATTTGGAGATTTGATTGAGCACCTTGCTCGTCGCATCATTTCCCAAGTCTCTGGAAGATGAGCTCCTGTTTTTGTGCTCATGGTGATAGTCCTTGTCATACGAGAAGGTCTCACTAAGAGGTGTCCTTGACTTGGGTCTACAACTACCATCCTCCTCATCGTTAGAGGAGAAGTTAGAGTTTAGGGGAGTTTGCCTTCATCGTTTGTTGCGTAGCTTTCTCTTCAAATGATCAATCTCCAGTTGCAAGGCTTTGGTATCCTTCTTATGAGAAAGGTGGTTCCCATTTCAGGACTGGCTCCTGCTAGTATAGGTGGTATGCACACTAACCTCCTAGTACCTTCTACGCTCAAGGTTGACAAAATGATCTTCATATTGGGACCCCGTAGATTCTGCCTGGTTTGGACCTGAACCTACCATATTTGAACGTCAAACTCactaaaacaaaagaatttcccatagatggcgccaattgtaaggacttaATTTGAGTCCTTAGCTCAAAGGATAAATGAACCTAGGCCCAAAagcctaatacaatgaatttgtataaaatgggttggaaaactaggctttAATGAATCAGACAACAAGTAAAGTGGATTTAGATGAAACGAAAATGGAGATAGACtggtttaatctaaagaaagTTGTCATCGGCACAGTctgagatcagttcttatatattgattcttaagtttgattacaagttcaattttggattgctacagtttttctctttcaatttctcGATCCCTTTCTCTCAAGGCCTTCCTCCTAATTTATACTATTTCTCCCCTTTCATCTCTACCTTCCACGTGGATAGTAAATTGCTTAggttgatccttgtcccatcagcaccctCCTAAAGTCTTTAGGGGTAGTTGTAAGGCTAAAAAACACTATTCAgatatcacttcctcattaatgctgCTAGAGAGTTAGCTATAGAGCATTCAGTGGTAGcaactttcccttagatatttcctagcTTCCATCCCTCCTGTACGTTCATAATGCACATCCTTATTAATAGAACTTCCTACAATGTCACCCTGGATGATAGGACACACATTTTGATATTTGCTTTGTTTGGCTGAGGGGATATTCCTCATCGGCTCACCTCTCCCAGCCTTTACAGTCATAGGTTGCTCGTGAAGTTCAAAGTCTTACATCTTCCTTataaggcccaaggcctaatATATATTTGGGCCTGTGTCCCTACACTTCttataatgaaataattactaacaaagttttatatcaaatatgctataatatatgtacaatattatatataaaaaatttacataaaaaattacaatattatcCGTGCATCACACGGGCAACTTACTAGtgttattaattattttgtcTAGACAAATTAGATTGGGGAATGGATATTTTATTTAAGATATGGCAAACATGCTTAAAGCTTTGTAGTTCCATTGATTGACaacttttgatatttttaagaGAAACATTTAAGGTTCAAATCTTTTCTCTCCCGTTGTAACCATGAAAAGTGTCAAACATATTTGCATACAAGGAACACACAACTTGTTTTTGGCATAAAAGATAGGAGAATGAAAATCCTAGGAGTATCAAGGGTCTTAAGAAGATTGCTTGCATTACAAAATAGTAGACGATAACTATAAGGCACTTGCGTGAAGGTGGACTGGAAaatgaaagtgaaaacaaaattcatgTAGCCAAATTAGGAAGTAATTAGCAGAAAAGTTTCTTCAGATATCCaccaactccttttttttttttttggataccaAACAAAGGGAGATAGACAAAGTTACAAAAGTGTTGGATTGTACCAACAATAGTTCATTGGCATTTGAGTTGCCAATTTAGCTACTGACCAAATAGGTTTTACAATCAAGTAAGGCACTAAGAACATATTGTAGCAAAGTCCATTCtagttcaaaaaatttagataagctAATCTAGTCTGTTGAAGCCAATCTGGAGTCTTCTTATGCCTAAAGACTTGGACTAACTTTCTACTAgctcctagaaaaaaaaaaaaaaaaaacatgctgATAACCATGGTTCTTTGCTCTGATCCCAACTTCTACCATAGCATCCAGCATTGCTCCACAAGTTGTCCTGGCTACACTACTTGTTACACCATAGAAAATGCTATCTCCTTGCATGTTAATAGCTTCATAGGTAGAAGACCATCTCTTTGGCTTCTTGCTTCTAGCTTCTGCTATTTTGACAATCAGCTGCCACTACCCTGAGGGTGGATATTGGTCTGTGCTAGTCCTTCTTAGCTGACTGGTGTGTCTTGGCTGTTCAAGGAAAGCTTCTTTGTACTTGCAAGACATAGATTGTGATATTAAAATTACAATCATAGGATTAGGTGTTAATCCTTCGTAAATCACCCTGTTTCTATGAATCTAGGTATTCCAAAGTGTTGTAAAAGTGGCTTGTAAGTAAGCCATTGATGTTGTTTCACTGGTTTTGAACTTGATGAGAAGGGAAGTTAGCCATTACTGGACACTTGAACTACTATAATCAGTGGAGTGGATGGCCAAAGTTGATCCATGCCAACAAGCTCTAGAGAATGGACAGAGCAGGAAGAGGTGAGTTGAGGATTCTTCTTCAGAGTTGCATAGAGGGCACATATTCTGAGTTGTTATGCCTCTGTTACTCAGATTATGGAGGGTAGGAAGTTTGTTCTAGATGAGTTTCCAAATGAATGTGTTAATTTTCAAAGGAACTTTGACTCCCTAAATCAGATTCCACACTCCTTCCTGAAGATGAGCAGTCCAAGGAGGAGATGAGTCCTATACTAGTAACTCATAAGCTTTTTTAACTTTGTAATCACCAGCACTCGAAAACTTCCATAGAAGTTTGTCTTGCACAGAACTTGTTATGGATAAGggaatttgtaaaatttctttgctCAAAGGAAAAGGCTAAAGAGCTTGAACCAAATCAGCTCTCCATGATGTGGAACTCTGGTTAATTAGATCTCCCACTGTGCCTGTGGGTAGTCTAGGGTGATTCAGATTTAAGTGGAAGCTTGGGAACTGGTTTTGATGGTTAAGAGGAACATTAAACCCATTACCAATTCTCCATTTCCCTTCTCTCAGCTTAGTGTTATCCTGTTTAATGATATTCTTCCAAAACCAAGAATGATGAGGTTTTGGGGTACACTCTTGTAAAGCACAATTAGGTAAATACTTAGCCTTATAGGTTCTTGTTAGCAGAGAATTAGGATTTTGGCTAATCTTCCAATATTGCTTTGCAAGCATGGCTTGGTTCATGAGGCTGAATTTCTTGAGACCAAGACCTCCCTTTCTCTTAGGTTGACAAATTCTCTCCCAGTTTATAAGATGAAGCTTTTTCTCTCCTTGCCCATGTCCCCACCAAAATGCTCTAACAATGGCATCCATCTTGTTGCATACTTGCTCAGGAACTCTAAAACATGAGAAAGTATATAGGGGTAAGGATTGAAGGACAGAAGAAATAAGAGTTGTTCTTCCTGCTTGTAACAGTAACCTAGCCTTCCATCCTTGCAatttggattgaaatttttcaataaaaaactgaaaatcagCCACTTTGCTGCCCCTCAGCTTGAAATTGAGCCCAAGGTACTTGCTAAGATTTTGCACCAAATTAACTTTTAAATCTCTAGCTAAAGCTTTATGATCTTCCAAAGGCATATTTGGGGAGCAAAATAAATCAGATTTGGACAAGTTGATGCACTGCCCCGATACTTTACAATACTGTTCCAAAATCTTTTGTAAGGTGTCTAAGGAGTGATTGTCTTCCTTGAAAAACAGAAGGGAATCATCTG is a genomic window of Quercus lobata isolate SW786 chromosome 2, ValleyOak3.0 Primary Assembly, whole genome shotgun sequence containing:
- the LOC115960542 gene encoding uncharacterized protein LOC115960542, whose product is MFNEIEGDFNDMAIRTSKVGLPAEHDLRKPLTKKLVRSMCWLMDHIDEYKRVKEDQQQGKGKAKVILQEMKDIKSNRYSNNRDHRDFTGQSGSMALQVVNTMFQEPIHQLIREGRLKQFLYHPNGQGGQARPELQRNASSRAPLGTINVILTTPGKTGSHPSRVMSVARPPAEDPKHEPKRAKVEIQLTLSFSDDDKAGTIQPHDDALVVTLKIGGMM